TACAAATGCTGTAAATGTGAACTGTAGGTTTCAGTATTTTTTTCTCTGACAATTGTATACTGTGAACTTTTTCTTCTTATCTTTTAATATTGCTTTAAAAGAGATAACTTTTTTGTTCGTGGAGAAAAAAGACGTAGACGAGAGTACTGGTTCACAACAATCAAACACATCCCGGGACACAATTTGACACTCAGAGCCAAAAACATATACACAGGCACACACTATTATATTTTACTATTTCTAAACAATCGTTCTAAATATTCTCAATTCACATAGGTCAGTGTCAGGATGAACGAGCTGCTCCTGAGAACGGTAAAAAGACTTATGCCTATGAAGTCTACGAGTGCGATAACGGCTTCACCTTGAGTGGACCTGGTAATCTGACATATTCCGGTAGTACTTGGGACGAGGAAATACCAACATGTATAGGTATCCACATATTATGATGTCGTGTGTAGCAGATTCTTTTTTCAAGTTTCATCAATTTTCTGTTGAATCCACACAATGAATAAGAAATTAATCGTTGTAATACGTATAAATACAAATCATTGGTGACACCCCAGAACGTGGTCTGAGGTGACACAGAGAAGAGTGCTGTCTTGCACAAGACCTCGGAGTGCTGCTGCGAACGTTGCCGAACAAAGCCGAAGGACGACGATACCTAGTTGCACCCATGGGAACGCCAACGTCGGTGCAGAGTAACCATGGAGGAGATCTAGTCTTACAGTTAGATTAAAATAAGGGCACCATGCCTACCTTTCCTAAATGTAATCTTTACTAcagtttctttttctttttatttttttactaaaGCAAATAACTGCACTGACCCAGGAGCAGCACCACAAAATGGCCAAATATCAGGATCAGACTATACCCATGGATCGACTGTGGAGTATACCTGTGATGCTGGATATGAGTTAAGTGGTCCTGGTGTACTTACCTGTAAAGCGGGGCAGTGGGACAACGAAGTGCCTACATGTAACGGTAGGTTTTTGGTTGATTGAGTCGATATAGTGAAACTGGAAATAATTCATtctgatataaaaaaaatttgtcatTTCTGCGAGGAGAACACTCAAAAGAGTTCAAACAACAACTTCGTTAGAAAATATCACAGGCGAGGGTGTCTATGTTCAACACAACAGCAACTACGCTGCTATTCTGTGTTGCCATGGAGACGTTCAGTTTCCTTCGTTACTAATGCCGTGAAATGTTGCACATCAATCTGAAAACCCAGAAGTGAGTATAATTGAATTGGCCATGTGGGTGAGGAATCAGGTATTTATTGTGGgtatttttaattgataaaatataacactACATTATCCTTGTCTCTCGCCTTTGCTAGGAGTCTAGCTAAAGTCGATTTGAACAGGTGTATGTTCGTGTGTAGATAtaaagggaacttgcaaacccaccatgttgaatgttgcatcatgggaaatgtgataataaataccaatcaattagcattgtacacaatattgttacattgtttataaccatgAATGATCagttcatagtcaccctgatctttgtgggaggttaattttatcagtagctccagattaggtattacgataaccacagataatcccatagtcctttgcgtctgagcaggCTCAGTTtgatttgcaagttccctattagccAGTAATAACTAGACGTTTTACTTCATTGTCTTTAGATATT
This portion of the Glandiceps talaboti chromosome 7, keGlaTala1.1, whole genome shotgun sequence genome encodes:
- the LOC144438256 gene encoding C4b-binding protein beta chain-like isoform X2, with translation MRFTRRVPALVAVIVACLYFDQVKGQCQDERAAPENGKKTYAYEVYECDNGFTLSGPGNLTYSGSTWDEEIPTCIANNCTDPGAAPQNGQISGSDYTHGSTVEYTCDAGYELSGPGVLTCKAGQWDNEVPTCNDIITTTHEQTKAPGSGSDTVSIPSKCSVLFVVMLSAMALN